In Stomoxys calcitrans chromosome 2, idStoCalc2.1, whole genome shotgun sequence, the following proteins share a genomic window:
- the LOC106084237 gene encoding tubulin alpha-2 chain, with protein sequence MRECISVHIGQAGVQIGNACWELYCLEHGIQPDGQMPSDKTVGGGDDSFNTFFSETGSGKHVPRAVFVDLEPTVVDEVRTGTYRQLFHPEQLITGKEDAANNYARGHYTIGKEIVDLVLDRIRKLADQCTGLQGFLVFHSFGGGTGSGFTSLLMERLSVDYGKKSKLEFSIYPAPQVSTAVVEPYNSILTTHTTLEHSDCAFMVDNEAIYDICRRNLDIERPTYTNLNRLIGQIVSSITASLRFDGALNVDLTEFQTNLVPYPRIHFPLATYAPVISAEKAYHEQLTVAEITNACFEPANQMVKCDPRRGKYMACCMLYRGDVVPKDVNAAIATIKTKRSIQFVDWCPTGFKVGINYQPPTVVPGGDLAKVQRAVCMLSNTTAIAEAWARLDHKFDLMYAKRAFVHWYVGEGMEEGEFSEAREDLAALEKDYEEVGIDSGDNDIGEGDEY encoded by the exons atg AGGGAATGTATATCAGTACATATCGGCCAAGCTGGTGTCCAAATTGGTAATGCATGTTGGGAACTATACTGTCTTGAACATGGTATTCAACCTGATGGTCAGATGCCTTCTGATAAAACTGTCGGTGGCGGTGACGACTCATTCAACACATTCTTCAGCGAAACTGGTTCGGGTAAACACGTTCCACGCGCCGTCTTTGTAGATTTGGAACCCACTGTGGTCGATGAAGTTCGCACTGGTACTTATCGCCAACTGTTTCATCCTGAACAATTGATAACTGGCAAAGAAGATGCTGCCAACAATTACGCCCGAGGTCACTACACCATTGGTAAAGAAATTGTGGATTTAGTCTTGGATCGCATTCGAAAATTAGCCGATCAATGTACCGGATTGCAAGGCTTTTTAGTGTTCCATTCCTTTGGTGGTGGAACCGGAAGTGGATTCACATCATTGCTTATGGAACGTCTTTCAGTGGATTACGGCAAAAAGTCAAAGTTGGAATTTTCAATTTATCCAGCGCCACAG gTCTCAACCGCAGTTGTTGAACCATACAATTCAATTTTAACCACCCACACAACACTGGAACACTCGGATTGTGCGTTTATGGTGGACAACGAGGCCATTTATGATATTTGTCGACGCAACCTGGATATAGAACgcccaacctacactaatttaAATCGTTTAATTGGACAGATAGTTTCGTCGATAACGGCATCGCTACGCTTCGATGGTGCTCTCAATGTCGATTTAACAGAATTCCAAACCAATCTGGTGCCATACCCAAGAATTCACTTCCCGTTGGCAACTTATGCTCCCGTCATTTCGGCGGAAAAGGCCTACCATGAACAATTGACGGTTGCTGAGATTACGAATGCATGCTTTGAGCCAGCCAATCAAATGGTGAAATGTGATCCACGTCGTGGTAAATACATGGCTTGTTGTATGTTGTACCGTGGTGACGTTGTCCCTAAAGATGTCAATGCTGCTATTGCAACAATTAAAACGAAACGATCGATACAATTTGTTGATTGGTGCCCAACCGGGTTTAAGGTTGGTATCAACTATCAGCCTCCTACCGTTGTGCCAGGAGGAGACTTGGCTAAGGTACAGCGAGCTGTTTGTATGCTATCCAACACAACGGCGATTGCTGAGGCGTGGGCTAGATTGGATCATAAGTTTGACTTGATGTACGCCAAGCGTGCTTTCGTACATTGGTATGTCGGTGAAGGTATGGAAGAAGGTGAGTTTTCCGAAGCTCGGGAAGATTTAGCCGCACTTGAAAAAGATTATGAAGAAGTAGGTATCGACTCAGGAGACAACGATATTGGCGAGGGCGATGAATACTAA